In the Thermocladium sp. ECH_B genome, one interval contains:
- a CDS encoding 50S ribosomal protein L14e (binds 50S subunit): MVKVFDVGRICVKTRGREAGKMCVIVDIVDDDFLLVTGPKQLTGVKRRKVNVKHVEPTQYKVNISKGASDEDVIKAIEEAKLTDVVKQGVKPNLYLIXTTQ; the protein is encoded by the coding sequence ATGGTTAAAGTATTCGATGTTGGTAGGATATGCGTTAAGACCAGAGGCCGGGAAGCTGGTAAAATGTGCGTAATAGTTGATATAGTTGATGACGATTTCCTCTTGGTAACTGGACCAAAGCAGTTGACCGGCGTCAAGAGGAGGAAGGTTAATGTAAAGCATGTGGAGCCAACTCAATACAAGGTAAATATAAGCAAGGGAGCCAGCGATGAGGACGTAATCAAGGCAATAGAGGAAGCTAAATTAACTGATGTAGTTAAGCAAGGAGTAAAGCCCAATCTCTACTTGATACNCACTACGCAATGA